The Oncorhynchus masou masou isolate Uvic2021 chromosome 31, UVic_Omas_1.1, whole genome shotgun sequence genome includes a region encoding these proteins:
- the LOC135524308 gene encoding LOW QUALITY PROTEIN: nuclear factor of activated T-cells 5-like (The sequence of the model RefSeq protein was modified relative to this genomic sequence to represent the inferred CDS: inserted 1 base in 1 codon) → MPSDFISLLSADLDLNSPKSLYSKESVYDLLPKELQLQSSSSQTDTPTMSQKSGGEAGPPPSAAMASATSPSPSPSSLATGGPSSAPSTSAMDQSQPPLLLHHPSGAPREGSGAPEGSEREGVEGALSASEGGGGNGTSSGTGGGDPGAGGVGSQQQPQNTPSKRRPVLSISPPPEDLFDDSSMSCQEDPAPAGPAGPDSEHSSSIWADDSASNFSLISSSSYNDNTEVPRKSRKRTPRQRPGAKPAPPEDSMDVFDADSATAPHFVLSQLGPDKASPKPSSLEAGWLLKGGLLSGQCPQKSEGKELKILVQPETQHRARYLTEGSRGSVKDSTQQGFPTVKLEGVSEPVVLQVFVASDTGRVKPHGFYQACRVTGRNTTACKEVDIEGTTVIEVPLEPSSAMSLAVDCVGILKLRNADVEARIGVAGSKKKSTRARLAFRVNIPQPDGSVLTLQTTSSPILCTQPAGVPEILKKSLHSCSVRGGEELFIIGKNFLKGTKVIFQENTADDESWRAEAEIDMELFHQNHVVVKVPPYHSLSVSSPVSVGVYITTNAGRSHDIQPFMYIPDSADKSLNMSVKTEGSSLAKACIFHDQINYLASDPAQSAGELVKRQEVTPMEVSSNTPSTALFKPPSDTLILVQQTLELSSSTPPRNESFPGPMPLQPGDMDLPHAPVFPSLEPFSTIPKQDIAPITSFPVSSDTTTLPPVPPEVPQQFLRDPQESLPQEASNSCSGMMVVGMSQMAPPSQAPQVPLFPQDGVAQLERAVRELQAGGSSLVQQVLEAAVAQQQLNSVLYSPTSSTDSLQQNVQDTMNSLRLGCTEGSLATQQQLQQQQILGNMQQMQQQQQIQQIQQHQVLGNIQLQPQLLIQPQDQQLQQQQQILGNLQQQQLQHQQFQQQQQVLGNIQLPDQQLQQQQQVLGNLQQQNQAVGSMQHLQQQPQQQVLENFQQQLQAELLQPQIHSSSHPQQQPVSLLQQAGELLTIQTSSFPTXPPSHTSPPQQLLQSPRPLSESPSPQHQVQAALLQNTLTVLTSSSRDHEQQVTGSTLFLSPNTLSSQGSQQQLAFLSSMETSASDPQTVSVFQSQTQQQQSTPMDQQQSPQQTQPQQTQQQLPMAQQGSLFQTNTLSSSQHCQPQPTDLLLCTASLNPQALPPTLLFSTQCLSMGSSTPHPQDTPAPLLFSQPTMVGIRVGVAQSDPAEPMSFQDQSSTVGGTTASINPPQQGLFQAQQPMQVSSSSGSGPDSQQVELFLPQGSLSGLQSSMATQELENQAAAAATIFVMQSGLGVVELQSTASPPGQRPPEQLFQTGVSRNVGQPGGQPNLFVFGLQNDSSQLMTSTGSTLSAQSQPQNANPVQASHIQSLLDSDMAQTATPMQTNLQTPMQTNTHTAMQTNIQTAIEPSLPTLMQTSLQNAIQTTSQKMEDLLDSLQKQ, encoded by the exons ATGCCCTCTGATTTTATATCCCTCCTCAGCGCTGATCTCGACCTTAATTCCCCCAAATCCCTTTACTCCAAAG agTCTGTGTATGACCTCCTCCCTAAGGAGCTCCAGCTGCAGTCGTCCTCCTcgcagacagacacacccacCATGAGCCAGAAGAGTGGGGGAGAGGCCGGACCGCCCCCTTCTGCAGCCATGGCCTCAG CCACCTCACCCAGCCCTTCTCCATCCTCTTTGGCCACGGGAGGCCCCAGCTCGGCCCCCTCTACCTCAGCCATGGACCAGtcccagcctcctctcctcctccaccatcccAGTGGGGCCCCCAGAGAGGGGTCCGGAGCCCCAGAAGGATCCGAGAGGGAAGGGGTGGAGGGAGCTCTGTCTGCCTCTGAAGGTGGAGGTGGCAATGGGACCAGCTctggaacaggaggaggagacccAGGAGCAGGGGGGGTGGGATCCCAGCAGCAGCCCCAGAACACCCCCTCTAAGCGGAGGCCAGTGTTGAGCATCTCCCCCCCTCCGGAAGACCTGTTTGATGACAGCAGTATGTCCTGCCAGGAGGATCCAGCCCCGGCCGGGCCAGCAGGTCCAGACTCAGAACACAGCAGCAGCATCTGGGCTGACGACTCGGCCTCCAACTTCAGCCTGATCAGCTCCAGCTCCTACAACGACAACACAGAGGTTCCCCGCAAGTCCCGTAAACGCACCCCCCGCCAGCGGCCCGGGGCCAAGCCTGCACCCCCAGAGGACAGCATGGACGTGTTTGATGCAGACAGCGCCACGGCCCCACACTTTGTTCTGTCTCAGCTGGGCCCAGACAAGGCCAGCCCCAAGCCCAG TTCTCTGGAGGCTGGGTGGCTGCTGAAGGGAGGCCTGCTGTCAGGTCAGTGTCCCCAGAAGAGTGAGGGCAAGGAGCTGAAGATCCTGGTGCAGCCAGAGACCCAGCACCGGGCACGCTACCTGACCGAGGGCAGCCGCGGCTCTGTCAAAGACAGCACCCAACAGGGCTTCCCCACGGTCAAG ttAGAGGGCGTCAGTGAGCCGGTGGTGCTGCAGGTGTTTGTGGCCAGTGACACAGGCAGAGTGAAGCCTCATGGGTTCTACCAGGCCTGCAGGGTGACAGGACGCAACACCACGGCCTGCAAGGAGGTGGACATCGAGGGAACCACCGTCATAGAGGTCCCTCTGGAGCCCAGCAGCGCCATGTCACTTGC GGTTGACTGTGTGGGGATCCTGAAGCTGCGTAACGCGGACGTAGAGGCTCGTATAGGAGTGGCCGGGTCCAAGAAGAAGAGCACCCGGGCCAGGCTGGCATTCAGGGTCAACATCCCCCAGCCTGATGGGTCTGTCTTAACCCTACAGACCACCTCGTCACCCATCCTCTGCA cccagccagcaggGGTGCCAGAGATCCTGAAGAAGAGTCTCCACAGCTGttcagtgagaggaggagaggagctgttcATCATAGGGAAGAACTTCCTCAAAGGAACCAAGGTCATCTTCCAGGAGAACACAGCAG ATGATGAGTCGTGGCGGGCCGAGGCGGAGATTGACATGGAGCTGTTCCATCAG AACCATGTGGTGGTGAAGGTTCCGccataccacagcctgtctgtctcctctcctgtctctgtgggCGTCTACATCACGACCAATGCCGGGAGGTCACATGACATCCAGCCCTTCATGTATATCCCAGACTCAG CAGATAAGTCCCTGAACATGTCTGTGAAGACAGAGGGTTCTTCTCTGGCCAAGGCCTGCATCTTCCATGACCAGATCAATTATCTGGCCTCTGACCCTGCCCAGTCTGCTGGCGAACTGGTTAAACGACAAGAGGTCACCCCTATGGAGGTCTCCAGCAATACCCCATCCACAGCACTCTTCAAG CCACCCTCTGACACCCTTATCTTAGTCCAGCAGACCCTTGAGCTGAGCTCCAGCACCCCGCCTAGGAATGAGTCCTTCCCTGGCCCCATGCCCCTCCAGCCTGGAGACATGGACCTCCCCCATGCCCCTGTCTTTCCCTCCCTGGAGCCCTTCAGCACCATCCCGAAGCAGGACATCGCCCCCATCACCTCCTTCCCCGTCTCCAGTGACACTACCACCCTCCCCCCTGTCCCCCCAGAGGTACCCCAGCAGTTCCTCCGGGACCCCCAGGAGAGCCTGCCTCAGGAGGCCTCCAACTCCTGCAGCGGGATGATGGTAGTAGGAATGTCCCAGATGGCGCCCCCCTCCCAGGCCCCCCAAGTTCCCCTGTTTCCCCAGGATGGGGTGGCCCAGCTGGAGAGGGCAGTAAGGGAGCTCCAGGCAGGGGGCAGCAGCCTGGTACAGCAGGTCCTAGAGGCAGCAGTGGCTCAGCAGCAACTCAACTCAGTGTTGTACAGCCCCACGTCCTCCACTGACTCCCTGCAGCAAAACGTACAGGACACCATGAACAGCCTGAGACTGGGGTGCACTGAGGGCTCTCTGGCCACACAACAGCAGTTGCAACAACAGCAGATCCTTGGCAACATGCAACAgatgcagcagcaacaacagatACAGCAGATACAGCAGCATCAAGTCCTTGGCAACATACAGCTACAACCACAATTATTAATACAGCCACAGGATCAACAACTGCAACAGCAACAACAGATACTGGGGAACCTACAACAGCAACAATTACAACATCAACAGtttcaacagcagcagcaggtccTAGGAAACATACAGCTACCGGATCAACAACttcagcaacaacaacaagtaCTGGGTAACCTACAACAACAAAACCAAGCAGTAGGCAGCATGCAACACTTACAGCAACAACCGCAGCAGCAGGTGTTGGAGAACTTTCAGCAGCAGCTCCAGGCTGAGCTCCTCCAGCCCCAGATCCACTCCTCATCTCATCCCCAGCAGCAGcctgtgtctctcctccagcagGCTGGGGAGCTGCTCACCATCCAGACCTCCAGCTTCCCCA AGCCGCCCTCCCACACCTCCCCCCCCCAGCAGCTCCTCCAGTCCCCCAGGCCTCTGTCGGAATCCCCCAGCCCGCAGCACCAGGTCCAGGCCGCCCTGCTCCAGAACACTCTCACTGTGCTGACCAGTAGTAGCCGAGATCATGAGCAGCAGGTCACAGGGTCCACGCTGTTCCTCTCTCCCAACACTCTCTCTAGCCAGGGTAGTCAGCAGCAGCTAGCATTCCTGTCCTCCATGGAGACTTCAGCCAGTGATCCCCAGACTGTGTCAGTGTTCCAGTCTCAGACCCAGCAGCAGCAGAGCACCCCCATGGACCAACAGCAGTCCCCCCAGCAGACACAACCACAGCAAACCCAGCAGCAGCTTCCCATGGCTCAGCAAGGCTCCTTGTTCCAAACTAACACTCTGTCCTCCAGCCAACACTGTCAGCCCCAGCCCACAGACCTGCTCCTCTGCACCGCCTCCCTCAACCCCCAGGCTCTGCCTCCAACCCTCCTCTTCAGTACCCAGTGCCTCTCTATGGGCAGCAGCACCCCTCACCCCCAGGACACCCCTgctcccctcctgttctcccaGCCCACCATGGTCGGGATCAGGGTAGGGGTGGCCCAGTCTGACCCAGCAGAGCCCATGTCCTTCCAGGACCAGAGCTCCACAGTAGGGGGGACCACAGCCTCCATCAATCCCCCTCAGCAGGGTCTGTTCCAGGCCCAGCAGCCTATGCAGGTGAGCTCCAGCTCAGGCAGTGGCCCTGACAGCCAGCAGGTGGAGCTGTTCCTGCCACAGGGTTCTCTGTCTGGTCTGCAAAGCAGCATGGCTACGCAGGAACTAGAAAACCAGGCTGCAGCAGCTGCAACCATCTTTGTGATGCAGAGCGGACTGGGGGTGGTGGAGCTGCAGAGTACCGCCTCCCCCCCCGGTCAGAGACCCCCAGAGCAGCTGTTCCAGACGGGAGTAAGTAGGAATGTCGGCCAGCCAGGAGGACAACCCAACCTTTTTGTGTTCGGCCTCCAGAACG aTTCCTCCCAGCTGATGACGTCCACTGGTTCAACACTGTCAGCCCAGAGCCAACCCCAGAACGCCAACCCTGTGCAGGCAAGCCACATCCAGTCTCTACTGGACTCAGACATGGCCCAGACAGCCACACCCATGCAGACCAACCTACAGACCccaatgcagacaaacacacatactgcAATGCAGACCAATATACAGACGGCCATAGAACCTAGCCTGCCGACCCTTATGCAGACCAGCTTACAGAACGCCATACAGACCACCTCCCAGAAGATGGAGGACCTGCTGGACAGTCTTCAGAAGCAGTGA